In a single window of the Pandoraea pulmonicola genome:
- a CDS encoding hemagglutinin repeat-containing protein, which translates to MAHVVIAAIVAQPLATIAQIVADPNAGANRPGVIQTQNGLPQVNITAPSAGGVSQNLYSQFDVPRQGAILNNSATIAQTQQAGLVAGNPNLAQGQSARIILNQVTGNLPSQIRGYLEVAGNRAEVIVANGNGIVVDGGGFINTSRGILTTGAPIFGADGTLNGFQVSRGTIAVQGGGLNAGNVDQIDLIARAVSVNASIYGNRLNVVTGANRVDHDTLNASADTSTGAAPGVALDVGQLGGMYANRIFLVGTENGVGVSNNGIIAAQAGELTLRTNGDLVQSGKLMASGDLAASAKGAVDNRGSLYARGTVSVGSDSTLSNSGTIAGAGDVTLNARNVQSSGSLGAGVDERGAVTNAGRMAVNALAQARLSGLATAGSDIALRAASADLRDATITATDVLTLDVSGGTDTRRATLTADRLGFTVGSLNNAGGHLRHIGTGKTFFSVAGTLDNTSGEIRSNGGDMTVSAATLTNEDGALAHAGIGNLSVTAGALSNRSGTITSNGDIDVGTTSLDNTAGTLTGGKSVTANALTTLSNRGGRIESAAQMRLTSGGLLDNTSGQLQSNGRDFTVSAGSLTNDLGNLKLSGGGVLTLTSGVLSNRSGAIASNGDATIKLASLDNHAGSIVSGKGLSLSARTDIANDGGLIQAVSALTASAGGVLNNTGGRIEANDQNATLDVSGNAVDNSSGRIVNAGVGATQVSATGTLTNQDAARTTKVGIIGGKGDVTITAGTFANGIGGQTAAGRDLNVQVATGAVTNAGTFTSANQLRVRGASIMNDSAGGMFAKTTTLNAINTLTNTGRLEGDTLDITAGAVNNVSTIIGNNVTLRANSITNTGASAVIGAASELSLYAAGTLTNQSQASLFSIGKINIAGGDTRDASGYLTRRTASVLNDQSSIEAGTGIEIAADSIVNRRPAPTAVTQSSGPQVQTLTKRDKYIGCATMNASKTCPQSLRDEGYNTPLNVTFSNSSVVSKSDGPNAVDRVIVVNSGSGPRTLYYNSVTDNGNGTVTVNYWDAYDPHVNYDPGTEFPTRSDGHKGYQRVEISREVTTNSSEDVISGGAAPKATLIAGGNLVMRNVGSLTNEHSAIAAGGNIVIGNTSQSGAVDSGSIGGTTVTNIGQTLYRRATQDIVSTYSWNEGIGSDMGTIVQAPVVVAPVAIGSTGGTIVAGGSVTIDAKNVTNTNTGAGAGSTLGANASGVTVTGKTWQTVAGPTGQLNLKLPTNGLYSLRTAPGQPYLIVTDPRLTQYASFVSSDYLLQQIGFNPQTSEKRLGDGLYEQQQVRDQITQMTGRTYLQGYNNAEAEYRDLMTNGANYAKQFGLVPGVGLTAAQMDALTSDIVWLVSQNVTLPDGTSTQVLAPVVYLAKPRAGDLQPSGALIAGNDIQVHASGSLANSGVIKAGTNTLVEAGDVINRSGTITSGGAGGDAGTTRIVAANDIINASGEISGDRVAVLAGRDVVNTTDVDLKGMHRESGNTQVTTSLLGKTGTIASTGDLAIGAGRDLTVRGGAISAGGDAQIIVGRDLKVDTVQVNVDQSMHQNDAHHWEESTTLNKTSSITTGGTLSTTSVNDTTLSGAQITAGKGASILAGGDLNISAAKDTATRSNVAADSASRQEVSHGYDERTVGSSISSGGAIVLAASNQTDATKGNVTVTGSTVTSGTDATTKGGITVVASGNVVVQEARERHDSDVAVDSKRGSFVSGTQTSSAQQQHVDAGVASTLSGDTVTVKAANDLTVQGSNIVGTNDVTLSAGRNVTITTSEDRTDATSSFSQRESGFMSNGGLSFSIGSRSQSDDQRSSQVTHTGSLVGSVDGNLTVKAGETLHVTGSTLHAGNDVNLAGKSVTIDAAHDTFGMNEKQSFQQSGLTIGFTNPILAAVQATTDVAKSASRAKGDARLLALAGATAGLAVANAADTIAKDPKEATSVGINVSLGASRSNSETTSQSSTAAGSRISGNRNVNITASGGGADSDLSIVGSQIKAGQNALLSADGDVNIQAAQNTSSQHSNNSGTNASLGVSFTVGSKSGISFNAGVSGNRGNADGDDVAWSNSHVQAGDKLTIKSGADTTLRGAVVEGRQVVANVGGNLTVESLQDTSRYDSKQQSAGVSASVCVPPLCAGGSSIAGNIGQQKLNSDYASVIEQTGIRAGSGGFQIDVKGNTGLVGGVIASNDEAVANGSNRLTTGTLTHSDIENHASYSGSQVGLGGGFGTSIGKDREGKADNVNPIAGTELPRSSGGASINMPVVMGASGSASGTTRSGISGGALTVRDSDAQRKLTGETADEAVANVNRDTSNTNGSVEQIFDKEKIQAGFEIVGQFINQVNTLVTNKAREADDLKARREKETDPEKQAQLDQQIAEAQKWAPGGEYRRIVTAISIGVGGNVAGGMGEVATNTMVSYLQSLGAEQVKRIADNLGSEPARVALQAIVGCAGSAASGGNCGAGALGASASVVLNNLLDGANGKSGEDLSVEEKENRTNLITGIVAGIAGVAGTDVVSASAGATIETVNNALTLSEFKLLIQEAKGCERTNTCEQVRDKYRALSAANQEKLVATCAADPKACQGEFGSYLAELSDFRKTLDAAVGEKLPSTIKNDLGIYLLHYNDAVAAVNEPELAKQFKEKFGISQELAQTVAAVAAGIAGSKAGGKYRGAQGGGNSNATNTPSALQQVKDLFSSNAQGTIQIGESTFTTLPKSGNAAIFSGVTDAQVQQYFMKLSGASQMPAARTISGQGTIYVVKTPQGNFTLRDFAGSSSQTGSVWTIDVPGSAVGKTYNPEIKFLR; encoded by the coding sequence GTGGCGCATGTCGTCATTGCGGCGATCGTTGCGCAGCCGCTGGCGACGATCGCGCAGATCGTGGCGGACCCGAACGCGGGCGCCAATCGTCCCGGAGTGATTCAGACGCAGAATGGGTTGCCGCAGGTCAATATCACGGCTCCCTCCGCTGGCGGCGTTTCACAGAATCTCTACTCCCAGTTCGATGTTCCCCGGCAAGGCGCGATCCTCAATAATTCGGCGACCATCGCTCAAACGCAGCAAGCGGGGCTGGTCGCCGGTAACCCGAATCTGGCGCAAGGTCAGTCGGCGCGCATCATCCTCAATCAGGTCACGGGCAATTTGCCCAGTCAGATTCGCGGTTATCTCGAAGTGGCCGGCAATCGCGCCGAGGTGATCGTGGCCAATGGCAACGGGATCGTGGTCGACGGCGGCGGGTTCATCAACACCTCGCGCGGCATTCTCACGACCGGCGCGCCGATCTTCGGGGCAGACGGCACGCTCAACGGCTTTCAGGTCTCGCGAGGCACCATCGCGGTCCAGGGCGGAGGGCTGAATGCCGGAAACGTCGATCAGATCGATTTGATCGCGCGGGCCGTCTCCGTCAATGCCTCGATCTATGGGAATCGTCTGAACGTCGTGACCGGGGCCAATCGGGTCGATCACGACACGTTGAACGCATCGGCGGATACGTCCACGGGCGCGGCGCCCGGCGTTGCCCTCGATGTCGGTCAGCTCGGCGGCATGTATGCCAATCGCATCTTCCTGGTCGGTACCGAGAACGGCGTGGGGGTGTCCAACAACGGGATCATTGCCGCACAGGCGGGCGAGCTGACGTTGCGCACGAATGGCGACCTGGTGCAGTCCGGCAAGTTGATGGCGTCCGGCGACCTTGCGGCGAGTGCCAAGGGCGCTGTCGACAATCGCGGGAGCCTCTATGCCCGGGGTACGGTGTCGGTCGGAAGTGATTCGACGCTGAGCAACAGCGGGACGATTGCAGGCGCCGGGGACGTCACGCTGAACGCTCGGAATGTCCAGTCGTCGGGTTCGCTGGGTGCTGGCGTGGACGAGCGCGGAGCGGTGACCAATGCCGGACGGATGGCCGTCAACGCCCTGGCGCAGGCCCGTCTTTCGGGGCTGGCCACCGCGGGGAGCGACATTGCGTTGAGGGCGGCGTCCGCGGATTTGCGCGATGCGACCATCACCGCGACCGACGTACTGACGCTCGACGTAAGCGGCGGCACGGATACCCGTCGGGCCACGCTTACGGCAGATCGACTTGGGTTCACCGTTGGCAGCCTGAACAACGCCGGTGGCCATCTGCGCCATATCGGGACGGGCAAGACGTTCTTTTCGGTGGCAGGGACGCTGGATAACACGTCGGGAGAAATCCGGTCGAACGGCGGCGATATGACGGTTTCCGCCGCCACGTTGACGAACGAGGACGGTGCGCTCGCTCACGCCGGGATCGGCAATCTCTCGGTGACAGCGGGCGCCCTGAGCAATCGCTCCGGCACGATCACGTCCAATGGCGACATCGACGTCGGCACCACCTCGCTCGATAACACGGCCGGGACGCTGACCGGCGGCAAATCCGTCACAGCGAACGCGCTGACGACACTCTCGAATCGCGGCGGCCGCATCGAGTCGGCGGCGCAAATGCGTCTGACGTCGGGCGGCCTGCTCGACAACACCTCCGGGCAGCTTCAGTCCAACGGACGCGACTTCACGGTGTCCGCGGGCTCACTGACCAACGATCTCGGCAACCTCAAACTGTCAGGCGGCGGCGTGTTGACGCTCACCTCGGGAGTCCTCTCGAATCGCAGCGGTGCGATCGCGTCGAACGGCGATGCGACGATCAAGCTCGCCAGTCTGGACAATCATGCCGGCTCGATCGTGAGCGGCAAGGGTCTGAGCTTGAGCGCGCGCACCGATATCGCCAACGACGGCGGCCTGATTCAGGCCGTCTCGGCATTGACGGCTTCGGCAGGCGGCGTGCTGAACAACACCGGCGGCCGCATCGAAGCCAACGATCAGAACGCGACGCTCGACGTCTCGGGCAACGCCGTCGACAACAGCTCGGGACGCATCGTCAACGCGGGCGTGGGCGCCACACAGGTGAGCGCTACCGGCACTCTGACCAATCAGGACGCCGCCCGGACGACCAAGGTAGGGATCATCGGCGGAAAGGGCGACGTCACGATCACGGCCGGGACGTTTGCCAATGGCATTGGGGGCCAAACCGCCGCGGGTCGCGACCTGAATGTGCAGGTGGCAACAGGAGCCGTAACGAACGCCGGCACGTTCACCTCCGCCAATCAATTGCGGGTGCGCGGCGCGAGCATCATGAACGATTCCGCGGGCGGCATGTTCGCGAAGACCACCACGCTCAACGCCATCAACACGCTGACCAACACCGGCCGCCTCGAGGGAGACACGCTGGATATCACCGCCGGAGCGGTGAATAACGTGAGCACGATCATCGGCAACAACGTGACCTTGCGCGCGAACAGCATCACCAATACCGGCGCGAGTGCGGTCATCGGCGCGGCGTCGGAACTCAGTCTGTATGCGGCCGGCACGTTGACCAACCAGTCGCAGGCGAGTCTGTTCAGTATCGGAAAGATCAACATCGCCGGCGGCGACACGCGCGATGCGTCGGGTTATCTGACGCGCCGCACCGCTTCGGTGTTGAACGACCAGTCGTCTATCGAGGCGGGAACGGGCATCGAGATCGCGGCCGATTCGATCGTGAACCGCCGGCCGGCGCCTACCGCCGTGACACAGTCGAGCGGTCCACAGGTGCAGACACTGACCAAACGGGACAAGTACATCGGCTGCGCCACGATGAACGCCTCGAAAACGTGTCCGCAATCGCTTCGGGACGAAGGGTACAACACGCCGCTCAACGTGACGTTCAGCAACAGCAGCGTTGTCTCCAAGTCCGACGGGCCGAACGCCGTCGATCGGGTGATTGTCGTCAACAGCGGCAGCGGCCCTCGGACGCTGTACTACAACAGCGTGACCGACAACGGTAACGGCACCGTCACGGTGAACTACTGGGACGCCTACGACCCGCACGTCAACTACGATCCGGGCACGGAGTTTCCGACACGTAGCGACGGCCATAAGGGCTATCAGCGTGTGGAGATCTCACGCGAAGTGACGACGAACTCGTCCGAGGACGTGATCAGCGGCGGCGCGGCGCCGAAAGCCACGTTGATCGCGGGCGGAAATCTGGTCATGCGCAACGTGGGATCGTTGACCAACGAGCACAGCGCCATCGCCGCGGGCGGCAATATCGTCATCGGCAACACCAGCCAGAGCGGCGCCGTCGACAGCGGTTCGATCGGTGGCACGACCGTCACCAATATCGGACAGACGCTGTACCGGCGCGCCACGCAGGACATCGTCTCCACGTACTCGTGGAACGAGGGCATCGGCAGCGACATGGGCACTATCGTGCAGGCGCCGGTCGTGGTCGCACCGGTGGCCATCGGCTCGACGGGCGGCACCATCGTTGCGGGCGGCAGCGTCACCATCGACGCAAAGAACGTCACGAACACCAACACGGGAGCGGGTGCGGGCAGCACGCTCGGCGCCAATGCTTCTGGCGTGACGGTCACCGGCAAGACGTGGCAGACCGTGGCCGGACCGACCGGGCAACTGAACCTCAAGCTGCCGACCAACGGCCTGTACAGCCTGCGCACTGCACCGGGACAGCCGTATCTGATCGTGACCGATCCGCGGCTCACGCAGTACGCCAGCTTCGTGTCCAGCGATTACCTGCTCCAGCAGATCGGATTCAATCCGCAGACGAGCGAGAAACGCCTGGGCGATGGGTTGTACGAGCAGCAGCAGGTGCGCGATCAGATCACGCAGATGACGGGCCGCACCTACCTTCAGGGGTACAACAACGCCGAGGCCGAATATCGCGATCTGATGACCAACGGCGCGAACTACGCCAAGCAGTTCGGGTTGGTGCCAGGCGTCGGGTTAACGGCAGCCCAGATGGATGCGCTCACCAGCGACATCGTCTGGCTCGTGTCGCAGAACGTGACGCTGCCTGACGGCACATCCACGCAGGTGCTGGCGCCGGTGGTGTATCTCGCCAAGCCGCGTGCGGGCGATCTCCAGCCGTCAGGCGCGTTGATCGCCGGCAACGACATTCAGGTACACGCGAGCGGTTCGTTGGCCAACAGCGGCGTCATCAAGGCGGGCACCAATACGCTCGTCGAGGCAGGCGACGTCATCAACCGTTCCGGCACGATCACCAGCGGTGGAGCGGGCGGTGACGCGGGCACCACCCGAATCGTCGCAGCGAACGACATCATCAACGCGTCGGGCGAAATCTCCGGGGATCGCGTGGCTGTGCTGGCCGGACGCGATGTCGTCAACACGACCGACGTCGACCTGAAGGGTATGCATCGCGAAAGCGGCAACACCCAGGTCACCACGTCGTTGCTCGGCAAGACGGGCACGATCGCGTCGACCGGCGATCTGGCGATCGGTGCGGGTCGGGATCTGACGGTCAGGGGCGGTGCGATCTCCGCCGGTGGCGATGCGCAGATCATCGTCGGGCGCGACCTGAAAGTCGACACGGTGCAGGTGAACGTCGACCAGTCGATGCATCAGAACGACGCCCATCACTGGGAAGAATCGACGACGCTGAACAAGACGTCGAGCATTACGACCGGCGGCACGCTGTCGACGACCAGTGTGAACGACACCACCCTGTCCGGCGCGCAGATTACCGCGGGCAAGGGGGCGAGCATCCTGGCGGGTGGCGACCTGAATATCTCCGCGGCGAAGGATACGGCGACGCGCAGCAACGTCGCGGCGGATTCCGCGTCGCGTCAGGAAGTCAGTCACGGCTACGACGAGCGCACCGTAGGGTCGTCGATTTCATCGGGCGGCGCGATCGTGCTGGCCGCGTCGAATCAGACGGACGCCACCAAGGGGAACGTCACCGTCACCGGCTCGACGGTGACATCGGGGACCGATGCCACGACCAAGGGCGGCATTACCGTGGTCGCGTCGGGCAACGTCGTGGTGCAGGAGGCGCGTGAGCGTCACGACAGCGACGTGGCTGTCGATTCGAAGCGCGGCAGCTTCGTCAGCGGCACGCAGACTTCGTCGGCGCAACAGCAGCATGTCGATGCGGGGGTTGCGAGCACGCTTTCGGGCGATACCGTGACGGTGAAGGCCGCGAACGACCTGACGGTTCAGGGCAGCAATATCGTGGGCACGAACGACGTGACGTTGAGCGCCGGGCGCAACGTCACGATCACGACGTCGGAAGATCGCACCGACGCGACAAGTTCGTTCTCGCAGCGCGAATCGGGTTTCATGTCCAACGGTGGCCTTTCGTTTTCGATCGGCAGTCGCTCGCAGTCGGACGATCAACGGTCGTCGCAAGTCACCCACACCGGCAGCCTGGTGGGATCGGTCGACGGCAACCTGACCGTCAAGGCGGGTGAGACGCTGCACGTGACCGGCAGCACGCTGCATGCGGGTAACGACGTCAACTTGGCAGGCAAATCGGTCACCATCGATGCCGCCCATGACACGTTCGGCATGAACGAGAAGCAGTCGTTCCAGCAGTCCGGCCTGACGATCGGGTTCACGAATCCGATTCTGGCGGCGGTGCAGGCGACGACCGACGTTGCGAAGTCAGCGAGCCGAGCCAAAGGGGATGCGCGTCTTCTCGCGCTGGCGGGGGCGACTGCCGGATTGGCCGTGGCGAACGCGGCGGACACCATCGCCAAGGATCCGAAGGAAGCGACGAGTGTCGGCATTAACGTGTCGTTGGGGGCCAGTCGCAGCAACAGCGAAACGACGTCGCAGTCGTCGACGGCCGCGGGCAGTCGGATTTCGGGCAACCGGAACGTGAACATCACGGCGTCGGGTGGTGGTGCCGATAGCGATTTGTCCATCGTCGGCAGTCAGATCAAGGCCGGCCAGAATGCGCTGCTGAGTGCGGATGGCGACGTCAACATTCAGGCCGCGCAGAACACCAGTTCGCAGCACAGCAACAACTCGGGGACGAACGCGAGCCTTGGGGTTTCGTTCACGGTGGGCTCGAAGTCCGGAATTTCGTTCAACGCCGGCGTGTCCGGCAATCGCGGCAACGCCGATGGCGACGACGTGGCGTGGAGTAACAGTCATGTGCAGGCGGGCGATAAGCTGACGATCAAATCCGGTGCGGATACGACCTTGCGCGGGGCTGTCGTCGAAGGGCGGCAAGTCGTGGCGAACGTGGGCGGCAATCTTACGGTGGAGAGTTTGCAGGACACCAGCCGCTACGACTCGAAGCAGCAGAGCGCGGGGGTGTCGGCAAGCGTTTGCGTGCCGCCGCTGTGTGCAGGTGGTAGCAGCATTGCCGGGAATATCGGTCAGCAGAAGCTCAATAGCGACTATGCGAGCGTGATCGAGCAGACGGGGATTCGTGCGGGTAGCGGTGGCTTCCAGATCGATGTGAAGGGCAATACCGGTCTGGTGGGCGGCGTGATCGCGAGCAATGACGAGGCTGTTGCCAATGGCAGCAATCGTCTGACGACGGGTACGCTCACGCACAGCGATATCGAGAATCACGCATCGTACTCAGGCTCGCAGGTCGGGCTGGGCGGTGGCTTCGGTACGTCGATCGGCAAGGACCGCGAGGGTAAGGCGGATAACGTCAACCCGATTGCGGGTACGGAGTTGCCTCGCTCGTCGGGTGGCGCGTCGATCAACATGCCGGTGGTCATGGGGGCGTCGGGAAGCGCGTCGGGCACCACGCGCAGCGGCATCAGCGGCGGTGCGTTGACGGTGCGCGACAGCGACGCGCAGCGGAAGCTGACCGGTGAGACAGCCGACGAAGCCGTCGCGAACGTGAATCGCGATACGTCGAATACGAATGGCTCTGTCGAGCAGATATTCGACAAGGAGAAGATTCAAGCCGGGTTTGAGATCGTCGGGCAGTTCATCAATCAGGTGAACACGCTGGTGACGAATAAGGCGCGCGAGGCGGATGATCTCAAGGCGCGACGAGAAAAGGAAACGGATCCGGAAAAGCAGGCACAACTGGATCAGCAGATCGCCGAAGCCCAAAAATGGGCACCGGGTGGCGAGTATCGCCGGATCGTCACTGCGATCTCAATTGGAGTTGGCGGCAACGTCGCGGGTGGCATGGGGGAAGTCGCGACGAACACGATGGTCAGCTATCTGCAGAGCCTCGGGGCCGAACAGGTCAAGAGGATTGCGGACAATCTCGGCAGTGAGCCTGCGCGGGTTGCTCTGCAAGCGATTGTCGGGTGTGCGGGATCTGCGGCCTCCGGAGGGAACTGCGGTGCTGGTGCGCTGGGTGCGTCGGCCAGTGTGGTGCTCAATAACCTGCTCGACGGAGCCAATGGGAAGTCTGGCGAAGATCTGAGCGTCGAAGAGAAAGAGAACCGCACGAATCTGATTACCGGGATTGTCGCGGGTATCGCGGGGGTGGCGGGCACCGATGTCGTATCTGCGAGCGCGGGTGCGACGATAGAAACCGTCAATAACGCGCTTACCCTCAGTGAGTTCAAGCTACTGATCCAGGAGGCGAAAGGATGCGAGCGAACTAACACTTGCGAGCAAGTAAGGGACAAATATCGGGCCCTCAGTGCAGCGAATCAGGAAAAGCTGGTTGCTACCTGTGCGGCTGATCCGAAAGCTTGTCAGGGAGAATTTGGAAGCTACCTTGCGGAGCTCAGTGATTTCCGAAAAACGTTGGATGCGGCTGTGGGCGAAAAGCTGCCAAGCACGATCAAGAATGATCTGGGCATCTACCTGCTGCACTATAACGACGCGGTTGCTGCGGTCAACGAACCTGAGCTCGCGAAGCAGTTCAAGGAAAAGTTTGGCATCAGCCAGGAGTTGGCGCAGACTGTCGCGGCGGTTGCTGCGGGTATTGCGGGGAGTAAGGCGGGAGGGAAGTATCGGGGGGCGCAGGGTGGTGGAAAT